From the genome of Phreatobacter cathodiphilus, one region includes:
- a CDS encoding PilZ domain-containing protein, with product MALPAASNTRDRRRGRRQDLRYKARIERLADGAEIACTLLDVSQTGARLVAREPEGVPDEFLLRLAVGRQAQRRCAVVWRDGASMGVRFIVEADEEL from the coding sequence ATGGCGCTTCCTGCCGCTTCGAACACGCGTGACCGTCGGCGCGGGCGCCGGCAAGACCTGCGCTACAAGGCGCGGATCGAGCGTCTGGCGGACGGCGCGGAAATCGCCTGCACCCTCCTCGACGTGTCGCAGACCGGCGCCCGCCTGGTGGCGCGCGAGCCGGAAGGCGTGCCCGATGAATTCCTGCTCCGGCTTGCCGTGGGCCGGCAGGCCCAGCGTCGCTGCGCCGTCGTCTGGCGTGACGGCGCCAGCATGGGCGTGCGCTTCATCGTCGAGGCCGACGAGGAACTCTGA
- the truB gene encoding tRNA pseudouridine(55) synthase TruB produces MNQPRSKKVDVHGWVVLDKDFDQTSTHAVSQVRRLFNAKKGGHAGTLDPRATGLLPIALGEATKTVPFVMDGRKTYRFTVAWGTETSTDDTEGEVTARSDLRPTREAVEALLPRYTGTIMQVPPKFSAIKVGGERAYDLARDGEEVVLEARPITVDNLRLTAFSAESAEFEAECGKGTYVRAIARDIGRDLSCLGHVTALRRTRVGPFGEDDTVTLEELRELAEGKIAGQTLEDALLPVEAALAEVPEVKVTRDVAARLLRGQSTILRGRDAPIEGAVWASSAGDPIALCEVEAGELVPKRVFVFGP; encoded by the coding sequence ATGAACCAGCCGCGCTCGAAGAAGGTGGACGTGCACGGCTGGGTCGTCCTCGACAAGGATTTCGACCAGACGTCCACCCATGCGGTGTCGCAGGTGCGGCGCCTGTTCAACGCCAAGAAGGGCGGCCATGCCGGCACCCTCGACCCGCGCGCCACCGGCCTGCTGCCGATCGCGCTGGGGGAGGCGACGAAGACCGTTCCCTTCGTCATGGACGGCCGCAAGACCTACCGCTTCACGGTGGCCTGGGGCACGGAGACGAGCACCGACGACACCGAAGGCGAGGTGACCGCCCGGTCCGACCTGCGGCCCACCCGCGAGGCGGTGGAGGCGCTGCTGCCGCGCTATACCGGCACGATCATGCAGGTGCCGCCGAAATTCTCCGCGATCAAGGTGGGCGGCGAGCGCGCCTACGACCTCGCCCGCGACGGCGAGGAGGTGGTGCTGGAGGCGAGGCCCATCACCGTGGACAACCTGCGGCTCACCGCCTTCTCGGCCGAGAGCGCCGAGTTCGAGGCCGAATGCGGCAAGGGCACCTATGTCCGCGCCATCGCCCGCGACATCGGCCGCGACCTTTCCTGCCTCGGCCACGTGACGGCGCTCCGGCGCACGCGCGTCGGCCCGTTCGGGGAAGACGACACCGTCACGCTGGAGGAGCTGCGCGAACTCGCCGAGGGCAAGATCGCGGGCCAGACGCTGGAGGATGCGCTGCTGCCCGTCGAGGCGGCGCTCGCCGAGGTGCCGGAGGTCAAGGTGACGCGCGACGTCGCCGCCCGCCTGCTGCGCGGCCAGAGCACCATCCTGCGCGGCCGCGACGCGCCGATCGAGGGGGCCGTCTGGGCGTCGTCCGCGGGCGATCCCATCGCCCTGTGCGAGGTCGAGGCCGGCGAACTCGTGCCGAAACGCGTCTTCGTCTTCGGGCCGTGA
- the rbfA gene encoding 30S ribosome-binding factor RbfA, whose amino-acid sequence MAKRFDTGSGPSQRQLRVGELMRHALSEVLSRGEIHDPVLQTHVVTVPEVRMSPDLKIATCFVMPLGGNDQQEVIQALARNKRFLRGELAHRTNLKFAPDLRFRIDESFEEGSRIDRLLESDEVRRDVQKDDEA is encoded by the coding sequence ATGGCCAAGCGTTTCGACACGGGCTCCGGCCCGTCCCAGCGGCAATTGCGCGTCGGCGAGCTGATGCGCCACGCCCTCTCCGAAGTGCTCTCACGCGGCGAGATCCACGATCCGGTCCTGCAGACCCACGTGGTCACCGTGCCGGAGGTGCGCATGTCGCCGGACCTGAAGATCGCCACCTGTTTCGTCATGCCGCTGGGCGGCAACGACCAGCAGGAGGTGATCCAGGCGCTGGCCCGCAACAAGCGCTTCCTGCGCGGCGAGCTCGCCCACCGCACCAACCTGAAATTCGCCCCCGACCTGCGCTTCCGCATCGACGAATCCTTCGAGGAGGGCTCGCGCATCGACCGTCTCCTGGAGAGCGACGAAGTGCGCCGCGACGTGCAGAAGGACGACGAGGCATGA
- a CDS encoding endonuclease domain-containing protein has translation MAMALRFRGPSPRTTARARRLRREATPAEKRLWNQIKDRRLAGHKFVRQVPIGPYFTDFVCREARLVVEVDGGQHCESAHDLRRDAFLRAEGFEVLRFWNVDIFGAMDGVLTAILARLPPTGEV, from the coding sequence ATGGCCATGGCGCTTCGCTTCCGGGGACCGTCTCCGCGGACCACCGCGCGTGCTCGCCGGCTCCGGCGCGAGGCCACGCCGGCCGAAAAACGGCTTTGGAACCAGATCAAGGATCGCCGCCTCGCCGGGCACAAGTTTGTCCGCCAGGTGCCGATCGGGCCCTATTTCACCGATTTCGTCTGCCGCGAGGCTCGCCTGGTGGTGGAGGTCGATGGCGGGCAGCACTGCGAGTCCGCCCACGACCTGCGGCGCGACGCGTTTCTCCGGGCGGAGGGTTTCGAGGTCCTGCGGTTCTGGAACGTCGATATCTTCGGCGCCATGGACGGGGTTCTCACGGCGATCCTCGCGCGCCTGCCGCCGACCGGCGAGGTCTGA
- a CDS encoding nucleotidyltransferase family protein — translation MVLAAGLGTRMRPITDRIPKPLVRVGSKTLLDHVLDPLAEAGVTRAVVNVHHLADQIEAAVAGRERPEVVISDERAQILDSGGGVARALPHLGETFLIRNADSFWTDRGPSNLVRMIEAFDPDRMDTLLLLAPMEGSVGFDGPGDFFLDADGRLTRRGSAARAPYAYAGAAIMRKADFAGRADGEIFSLNALWNASLAKGRLRGLVLDGLWLHVGTPDAIGEAERALKG, via the coding sequence ATGGTGCTGGCGGCGGGGCTCGGCACCCGCATGCGGCCGATCACCGACCGCATCCCGAAGCCGCTGGTGCGGGTGGGGTCCAAGACCCTGCTCGACCACGTGCTGGATCCGCTCGCCGAGGCCGGCGTGACGCGCGCCGTGGTCAACGTCCACCACCTCGCCGACCAGATCGAGGCGGCGGTGGCGGGGCGCGAGAGGCCCGAGGTGGTGATCTCCGACGAGCGGGCGCAGATTCTCGATTCCGGCGGCGGCGTCGCCCGCGCCCTGCCGCATCTCGGCGAGACCTTCCTGATCCGCAACGCCGATTCCTTCTGGACCGACCGGGGGCCGTCCAACCTCGTGCGGATGATCGAGGCCTTCGACCCCGACCGCATGGACACCCTGCTGCTGCTGGCCCCGATGGAGGGCAGTGTCGGCTTCGACGGGCCGGGCGACTTCTTCCTCGACGCCGACGGCCGCCTGACCAGGCGCGGATCGGCAGCGCGGGCGCCCTATGCCTATGCCGGCGCGGCCATCATGCGGAAGGCCGATTTCGCCGGCCGCGCGGACGGCGAGATCTTCTCGCTCAACGCCCTGTGGAACGCCTCGCTAGCCAAGGGCCGCCTGCGCGGGCTGGTCCTGGACGGGCTCTGGCTCCACGTCGGCACGCCGGACGCCATCGGCGAGGCGGAGCGGGCGCTGAAGGGGTAA
- the tsaE gene encoding tRNA (adenosine(37)-N6)-threonylcarbamoyltransferase complex ATPase subunit type 1 TsaE: MTEPFRHIRMLANEAETRELAMDLAMAAQAHDVVTLEGDLGAGKSTLARALIRAIAEDEKLDVPSPTFALIQPYDLKRLPVIHADLYRVTSPDEIAELGWDEAAEGALLIVEWPDRLGGALSGDRLEVALTLVPARGPGARQAVLTGHGAWAGRLARLVALRGFLNNAGWGGSLRRHLQGDASTRSYERLLDGQRRAVLMNAPKKPDGPPVKNGLPYSRIAHLAEDMVPFVAMAEGLRDIGLSSPEIEAVDLDQGFLIIEDLGGEGVIRDGAPLPERYMAAVDVLALIHSRPRPATLATPKGAYALPAYDREALTIEVELLLDWYLPMKDARIPASEKYVFLQRWGELFAEVEAAPQTWVLRDFHSPNLIWLAGRDGVEKVGLIDFQDAVMGPAAYDVASLLQDARITVPEELELQLLSRYATARKAFDPGFDMAAFARLYAIMGAQRATKILGIFARLDKRDGKPQYLAHLPRIWAYLQRCLAHPALAQVKRWVDDRVPPP; the protein is encoded by the coding sequence ATGACCGAACCCTTCCGTCACATCCGCATGCTCGCCAACGAGGCGGAGACGCGCGAACTCGCCATGGACCTCGCCATGGCCGCCCAGGCCCACGACGTCGTGACGCTGGAGGGGGATCTCGGCGCCGGCAAGTCGACGCTCGCCCGCGCCCTCATCCGCGCCATCGCCGAGGACGAGAAGCTCGACGTGCCGAGCCCGACCTTCGCGCTGATCCAGCCCTATGACCTGAAGCGCCTGCCGGTCATCCACGCCGACCTCTATCGCGTCACCTCGCCGGACGAGATCGCCGAACTCGGCTGGGACGAGGCGGCCGAGGGCGCGCTGCTCATCGTCGAGTGGCCGGACCGCCTCGGCGGCGCCCTGTCCGGCGACCGGCTGGAGGTGGCGCTGACCCTCGTCCCCGCCCGCGGTCCCGGCGCCCGCCAGGCGGTGCTGACCGGCCACGGCGCCTGGGCCGGGCGGCTGGCGCGGCTGGTGGCGCTGCGCGGCTTCCTCAACAATGCGGGATGGGGCGGCTCGCTGCGCCGCCATCTGCAGGGCGACGCCTCGACGCGCTCCTACGAGCGCCTGCTCGACGGCCAGCGCCGCGCCGTGCTGATGAACGCGCCGAAGAAGCCGGACGGCCCCCCGGTGAAGAACGGCCTGCCCTACAGCCGCATCGCCCATCTCGCCGAGGACATGGTGCCCTTCGTCGCCATGGCCGAGGGCCTGCGCGACATCGGCCTGTCCTCCCCCGAGATCGAGGCCGTCGATCTGGACCAGGGATTTCTCATCATCGAGGATCTCGGCGGCGAGGGCGTGATCCGCGACGGCGCACCCCTGCCTGAGCGCTACATGGCGGCGGTGGACGTGCTGGCGCTGATCCATTCGCGACCGCGCCCGGCGACGCTGGCGACGCCGAAGGGCGCCTATGCGCTGCCGGCCTACGACAGGGAGGCGCTGACCATCGAGGTGGAACTGCTCCTCGACTGGTATCTGCCGATGAAGGACGCGCGCATTCCCGCGAGCGAAAAATACGTCTTCCTGCAGCGCTGGGGCGAGCTCTTCGCCGAGGTGGAGGCGGCGCCGCAGACCTGGGTGCTGCGCGACTTCCATTCGCCCAACCTCATCTGGCTCGCCGGCCGCGACGGGGTGGAGAAGGTCGGCCTGATCGATTTCCAGGACGCCGTGATGGGGCCGGCCGCCTACGACGTCGCCTCGCTGCTGCAGGACGCGCGCATCACCGTGCCGGAGGAGCTGGAGCTGCAATTGCTGTCGCGCTACGCCACGGCGCGCAAGGCCTTCGATCCCGGCTTCGACATGGCCGCCTTCGCCAGGCTCTACGCCATCATGGGTGCGCAGCGGGCGACCAAGATCCTCGGCATCTTCGCTCGCCTCGACAAGCGCGACGGCAAGCCGCAATACCTCGCCCACCTGCCGCGCATCTGGGCCTATCTGCAGCGCTGCCTCGCCCATCCGGCCCTCGCCCAAGTGAAGCGCTGGGTCGACGACCGGGTGCCGCCGCCGTGA